A segment of the Panicum hallii strain FIL2 chromosome 1, PHallii_v3.1, whole genome shotgun sequence genome:
AAAAAAACTTAGTAAACCTTAAACAACTCTAAAATGTCCCAACCGCCCTTCAAACACCCAAATCACATTGATAGTACTCCTACGTTTAGAATATTTCAAAgtaaaatattttcatctttGATCAATATGATTTTCAAAAATCTAAAATATTTGATTTGGAAAAAAAATCTAAATGTAACTATATTCTGGACAAAGAGTAGCAAATACGATTTGTGATTGCATCTGGTAAGTCATTAATTCCTACGCACACTAAATCCCGTGAAACCCAGTAGTCGTGCAGGGTAACTTGCGCCTTGACCTCACCATGCCCGCAAATACTAGGGGTCACGCGCGTGACCAGGAAGCAACACGTCGCAGAAACACAGCATCTCAGCACTCTTCCGCTTTCTAGCCTTTTTAATTAACTCCTCCCGGCCCATGATTAGTCCAACGGCCCGCATAGCACCTACTGCTTTTCACAGTGAAAAGACTGCCACGGGCTTCGATTTTCGTACAACACGAAGGTTCGGCGGGAAAAAATCGTAGTTTTCAAAATAAGTATCCGAATTACACCGTTACATTTCTTATGATGATATCTTCATGAGTAGATCGCACTTGACTATATTTGAATAATGATacttttaaaatattattttataAAGGTGGAGCAATTTCATTGTAAGACCGGAACAATTGTTCCAAATTCATGATAAAATTGTTCCTCCTCTTTCATAAGAAATGTTCTAGCTTAAAACCGTTCAAATGTAGTCTTGTTTTGAATTTTTAATTTAAAGTCCTACCTATGTAATCGGATTTCAATTTAGATGTTCCGTTTAGAAGATATATTTTTTTCCGGATCGAAACTTTTTTCCCCTCTCGAAACGTGTGCCCTACCACACCACCTCATCTGGTTGAGCTGCGGGAAAATATGGGCCTCGCCCGTCTTTCTATTCGCGGCCAAAAATCGAAAAGGTTGTAGGGGCAGGTTTCTGTGATGGGTTTGCACCCAGTCGCGCGAGCTATGTCTAGCAGCGCCCACCGAGCCCGTGCCCCGAACGAAACGACCCTGCTGTCTGGACGCAGATTTGACTGGGTTGATCCAGTGACCCATTACCCAATTTTGAAATTTCAGTTCAAAAACTCTATAGGGCTAACCCACTAATATCTAGCGTCAAATTGGGTAGGACACCATGGCCCGTTGGGTTACCTACTGGGTCGCACAACGTCATCCTCAAGCATGGATCGATCGGAGAAAATCTGACGGGCGTGGCTATATGTCAGCGCACGCGACAATCCCACCAAACATCACTGAAATAATTAATTAGTATGGATTAAATGGGCCGTCAGCCCAAAACTTCAGGTGTAACTAGCTCTAGGTGAAGTTGAAGCTGGTTTCCAGAGTGTTTGGCAACTAGAATGTTGTTAACTCTAAAAAATATGATTATCAGAATATATTGCCATCATTGCTCTTAGTTCGCGGAGCCCAGCTGTCATACTCCTTTTTCCTTATTTTTCTTTTCCTACCTTATCTTCTCCTCGCCGACGGTGTACACCAGCTCGAGCTCCTTCCCACCGATTGCGGCGCCGAGGGTCAGCTCCCATGGCGCCTCGTTGGCCACGGCAGCTCCACCAGGCGGTCGGCGCGCACCGACGCGACGCGCGGCAGCGCCCGCAGCGCCGCGGCCTCGACGTCCGCGAGCTAAGTTGCTATGCTGCTTGCCTACGTGAGAAAGGAATTGGAACTGCTATGCTGTACTTGCGATGGGTGAGACGGGAACAGGTGCTGGTTCTTGAAGTAAAGAAATCGGAGGGAGATCGAGAGCAGAGAGGTGAGCTGAGGTGTCCTGCCCCCTTGCAAGAACAAAGAGGGGCTGGCGGTGGTTTCTGGTTGGGGGGAAAATTGAGCACGGAAGGGATGCAGCGTTTCTTGGTGGATTGCTCGGTAGAGAGAGAGATGAGCACGGAAGGGATGCAGCGTTGCTTGGCGGAGGGGAGGACGGGGGCGGATGAGGCCCCCTCCTGGCGGCGGGATGGCGCGCcctggccggcgccggcggcgagagggagTCGGGAGGGAGGGGTTCCGGGAAAAGAAAAACGAACCCGTACGTGTGTAATCAGCGGTGAGGGTAATTTCATGTGAACTTCACATCTAGGTCGAAAGAGGTGTTTTAAAACTTCAAGCGAATTTATACTGTAGCTCTAGAGTTTTGGAGTTCTATAGAATTTTGAAATTAGGTTGTTTGGCTATAAAATTATTATTTAGAGTTGATGGAGTTCAGCTCCACAGCCATACCAAACAGGACCTAAACCGAGCATCCAGATTAATTTAGGTTGTACTGTTGTTTTTCTTATGACAACATTACCACACTTACCAATATTTGCatgatattttttaaaaatattttttaatacTAAATATTTAATTTCGGATACTGGCAACAAATATTTTAACAATACGAacaaataattatttttataaaaaataataaaCATAACAAACAAATGATAATATACAACGAATCAAATATTAAACATCCCTAACATTTGATTGTATATGATAAATAATGAAAAATAAATATCGTGAACAAATAAGTCATCGAACAATTTAATCTGCAAAACGAACAAATAATTTAGCATTGCAAACAAATTAATTACACGTAGATAAATAATTTCTCTTGAAGAATAAATGCATCTAGAtcgtaaaaaaaatatttttataaaTATGTGTGTGTATAGAGATACATATGCTAAATAAGTTAGTAAATAAAAAGGAGGTTGATAGGGAGAGAGGGCTCTCCCGATAAGCCTCGGTGGAGAGACCCTCCGCCCCCCACAAGCTCACATCCTCTTATTCTTGTGAAAAAAAAGTGAATCtccatcttcttcctctatctCCATCCTTCCGTCACATCATCGTGACTTCTGCGACGCCTCGCCACCCCGCCTTTGGCCCGCTCCGCTGCTAACCTTCCCTTGCCAGCATCGCCTTCGACGCTAGCGAGCActgctctctctccctctttcccTCACCTACCCCACTCCCCACTCTCCCCGGCATCCAAATCTGCAGAGAGCGCCCCCACCCCGCTGCCCACCCCACatcgcctccgcctccgcctcccccATCCCTCTCCTCTCGTTCCCCAATCAGATACTAAATGTTGTAGTGATAAAATATATAATTTTCTATTAAAATTTTTGAACAGAAAAAATATAAATTTAAAATCACTCGTATGAACTCACAGAATAAATTATGATATAAAGTAACttaagaaaaaataaaaaatgtaATCCAGAAAAGTCAACGTAAAATACAGGGACCGAAGAAAAAACATGTTAAAAGAGAAAACAAATAACGGAAGGAaaaatgtaaaaaaaatatggaAGGAAAACGTGGAAGCAAAAAAGAATGAAAATAAAAACATGAAAGAGAACTAAAAAAATAACGTGTGAGACACGCTCCTTTTCTGTTTTGATGACTACTGTATGCACATTAGGAGTTAGCTCGCTCAGATAAGATAATACATACATGTTCAAACTAGTATGGGCTGAAAAACAAATAAAAGACTGAATTGGGCAAAATTAAGACCCACACCAACACAAATGCCTCTTCAGGTAATAAAAATTTTAAAATCACGCAGGTGATACATATAGCTGTCCCGGAATCTGACTCCCGCACGCGACGTCTAGTGTCAACAGCATGACGGCGCGCTGGAGAGGCTACAGACGAGGCCGACGACAGCGAGCTTAaccctgcggcggcggcggcatgcaACAGTTGCTGTGTCTCTTGTGTTGCCCAAAGTACGCTCGTGTCAGTTAATTGTTCCTCTTACCAGTGCCCCTTAATCCTCCGGCAAAGCCTGAGCATGGTAGCCTGATCCGTGGAGTCTCACACGGGCTGAATACCAGCTGATTAATTTGGCGGTGCGCTCTGTGCAACTTGTCACGTGTATAAGGTCGTCGTCGATAATTCCGCTCCGCAAAAGTCCTGCAGTCCTGCTCTCACTGCTAAGAGCTGAAGCGAAAACAAAACTAGCATCCGAACACGTCGCTCGATCACTGGACACTGGACGACCAAGGATCCGTACCAGggcctttctttttctttttttttttgccttttCACTAACCCTCTTTTATTGAGTCGGTGTCACTGCATATACCGTTCAATGCTTTTCGCTTTGGTGCGCGTCAGTGAGCATAAAAGGATGACAAGAAAGGGCGTGGCAGATAAAAGGAAGACGAGCTTTGTTTACAGAGGATTAGCCGCGCACAGAAAGCAACAATGAGGGAAGAGAAAGAAGAGAAAGGAAGAAGCTTTATCTCTGCTACAGTGCTAGTGCCTAGTAGGACTGACTACTTTTAAGCCGCATGCATCTACTACGGATCTACCAGCTTAAAGCCCAAAAGATGCCATCATGACGATGAGCAGCCCAAGCAGCAGCGGCGGCACCAAGCCGGCTCCAACCGAAGTGGCTGCTCCCACTTCCTGCAACCAAGAACATTATCATCAAGATTAGAACAAGTTAGATAGACGAAGAGAGAATCAAAATGCAAAGGACGAAATAAATAATGGCACACGAGGAGGAGAGAGTGTAGTGTGTTTTTTTTCCCCGGATATCTATTCATAGCACGTGCGACTAACCGCTGTATCATCGCATATGTCCGCTGGAGATAACAATATTacagaataaaataaaataaaatattccgAAACAAAATAAAATGCTGGAGATAACAATattcaaaaaaaataaaatattctaaaatattttattttattctggAACATTATCATCTTCAGCAGACATATCCGATGATACAACGGCCAGTCGCACGTGCCACTGGTAGATGTCCCCGTTTTTACCTCTTCGTAAAACTTTTGAAAGTTTGTAAAAAAAAAGCAAACCTAAAGCAAGGATGTGAGAATCAGCAGAGAAAGAGAGGTACGTAAAAGCGTGCGTGATGCATCATGGAACCATGCATTTTTTTTGTTTCGACGAAGATCATGGAACCATGCGGCGCCGTGAGAGTGGCGCTAGGCCCACTAGTACGTACCTGCCGCTTTTCGCCGGGCGCCGGCATGGGCAGGATGGTGGCGGTGTCCGTGACGCCGCGCGGGACCGGCACGGCGGGGCTGCTCTTGATGGACGCGGAGCCGCCGCTCCCGGCGGCGGAGtccggcgccggcgctgatGCTTCGGGCCCGGGAGCGGGGCCGCGCGCGGGGCCAGGCAGGCTAGCCGATGGCGCCgtcgcgggcgcgggcgcctgGTGGGAGTGGGAAGAAGCCGCGGCAGCCGGGGGGTGCGCGGCGCTACGCCTGGCCTCTCCCCTGCCCCGGCGCCAGCGCTCCGTCGGCAGCCTGGGCCGCatgtcgtcgccgccgccgccgccgccgaacaccggcggcggcgcggcgagcggcgccggGGACAGGCCGGAGAGCTGCGGCGAGGGGTCCGGGACGATGACGGTCAGCGGGACCTTCTCCTCCTCGTAGCCGCCGCGCAGCTGACGCAACACATTACAGGCAACTGACGGTTAGCCGCTTGTATTAATAAACTCCTGCATCGCCGCATTGTAGCTGCTGCTGCAACTTCGCTGGAGAGCAATGGTCGTCTGCCGTCTGGTGTGGTCACGTACCTTGAAGGCCTGCGACGTGCGCAGGACCTGGAAGCAGAGCAGCAGCGCGAGGAGCGGGCCGCAGGAGCGTCGCAGCAGGGCACCGCACGGCGCCGTGGTCGCAGCCGCACCCATTTCCTCTTCTCCCCCGATCAGGCGTAGCTCTCGTTCTCGTGTCCTACCACTACTCTACCTCTCTTTGCAGTGGCAGTGCCGACCGGTTGGTGGCTCGCGGTAGGCAGCGGTGAAGCGAGTGGGGAAGCCTTTGAGGGCGTCGTTGAAGAAGGAAATGGGGGCCAGGCAGCACACGCTGGTGGCTAGCGCAGTAGTGCACTGGCGACGGGCGAGTTGGTGACCTGTTTGTGCCGGGGCAGGCTGCAGAGTGCCAGCGGCTAAAAAAGCCTCCAAAGCTCAAAGCCCAACGGGGCACTAGACCAGAGTCACCACTCACTAGAGTACTAGACACCAGGTGCACCACCATGCGCTGCGCAAGAGGCCAGCAGCTAGGCAGACGGAAAGCAAAGCCTGCCGCAGGAGGATGACAAGAAAACAAAGCCGGGCGGCAGCAGGCCTTGGGAGCTTTTCGGGCACCATGATGATGGGGCAAATGGTTATGCTAATCGGCGGCCAGATCCTCATGTGGATTTGCAGCTAATCGCCCGGGGCTTTTCACTTTTGGGGGCGGTTAATCACGCGACGTGGAGCTCAGCTCAGCTCCCAGACGCGGACAAAGAGAAGGCGGTGGAGCTGAGCGGGTCAGACTGCCGCGTGGGGTTTTGGTCGCGGCTTTGTTTCGCTGTCTGAGCTTTGAAGGCCTTTTGCTCCGTGTTTCGGATCCGGATGGGATTCCGATGTggggggagggggagagggagagcggAGCGCGCGTGGGTTCCGAGGGCGCCTTTTGGGCCCCGATAATTGCGACATCAATGGCTGGCACGGGCGCGCACGCACTCGCGTTGGTTGGTTCCCTTGCCATTGCCATTGCCGCTCTCCTCCTCccatggcggccggcggcgggcccCCCACCACCGACGAGCTTTTCATCAGCTGCTGTTGAGGGAATCTCTCTCGGCGTCCGGGAAGGATGGATGGCGAGCCCGCAGCAGAGGCGGCGCCCCGTTCAAATCGCCACGTCCAAACGGAAACGCACGCCTCGCTTCTGCACCAGTGGGCACACCACCAAACCCAGCGCCATGGACAAGGCGCTCGGAAGGGCTCAATCATGGCGTCATCATGTGGATGTTTTACACGCTGATGAATGATGATGCGATCGATTATAACGGATGGATGATGATTAATTTAGTACTGTGCTACCTCGGTGTCGTAGCAGCAGCATACATGGCCCATGGAGATGGCTAGTGCGTGCGTGCATAGCTTGTCGCTTTCTTCGTCGTCCTCTGGTTGCCCCTACCGGAGTCGTCGTCGTCACTGATCCGTCGCTCTTTCCTGGATCAGCGCCACGGACCACGGCAACCGAGAGATGCGCGCGCCGGGCCGGCATGCGTGCGGGTTCCGCGGTTCCCCGGTGCAGCAGCGCGGGCGGcaggcgccaccgccgcccgtgcTATGATACTGCTATCCATCCTATGGATGGCCATTCGGGCCGTCCAGCACGGACCCGCGCCGGCTCGGGCATGACTGCATCGGGCTGGGCACAGCACGATCATCATTCGGGCCGTGCCGTGCTCGTCCATGGGCTGCGCCCTAGGCCCAAGCACGAGCCTATGGGCTTATTTTCGTGCCGAGCTGGCTCGAAAATCACGTCCAAACAGTCGTGCCGTGCTGGCCCGGAGCACGTTAAAAAAAATCCCTCCCTCAACTTCAAATTTCACTACGAAGACAGATAAAAgcatatgtaaaaaaataaagtAGAACACACTTAAAAAGCAACACATACAGAAGCAACACACATCAATACATCACATGACTTAATAGAAATAGCAAAATAATATTAGTAGAGTTGTTTCATAGTAGTTTTGGCTGCCTTATTAAAAACCTTGTTAGGTAAAAACTCACACCTCGTGAGAAAATTTTAGCAAGAAAAAAAGAGTACAACCTAGCTCTAGCAAAAATAGGTTCAATTGTTCAACATTACAGTCCAGTTCTAGTAAAATATACATCATTGCATTACAGGAACAAATAAGATAAAGCCATTTTCTTGACTTCCAGAGCTCTTGTAATCTTGTTGCCTTGCAGACTTCCTCCAACTTGAAGGCTCCAATCCTCTATAGCAAGTAGAAACAATAAAATTCAAGTTAACAAGCATTAAGCAAACTAGCAAAGATTGTAAAATTGAATAGCACTATTAGGATCTAAGTACTTACCAGTTACTTTACACTTGTGCTTATGTATCTATAGTAGTTTGTTCTTATCCATCATCAAGGTATATGTGCTTGAATACCTCTTCAATTTCCCTGTTCTCAACTTCATGTTGTGCCCTTCTTCTCCTAGCTCCCAATCCTTGATGCACGTTAACATCTCCACCAGGGGCTAGGCATTGTCGCCACTCCTCGATCACTCACCAGGGGCTAGGCATCGTCGCCACTCCTCGATCACCCTGCCAGTAAGACTAAAGCAACACTCCGAAAAGACAGTAGAAATAGAAACTGACAACACGTCTCTAGCCAATATATATAGAATTAGAAAGGTTTGTTTATGCTCATGCCACCAACTAAGAATGTTAAATGTCATCGTCATAGCATGTGATAGTGTCACTGTCGAGGTTGTCAAGGTAGGCTGAGAGCTCAGAAATAGATTGCGAGGGACCAGTAACATGTGACTAAGAATGACCAACTACACCTGTGACACCAGCAGCACTAAAAGTTTTTCCCCATGCAGTTCTTCTCTTACCAAGGCCACCTGTTGATCTTGAAGCTGTCTGGGACTTGACTGCACCAAATTTGTTTCATATTTGTTAAAGAGATTATAGAGCTCAGTTCTTACCTCACCAAAATATGCAGAGTAATCAGTACTAGTAGACTGAGATAGAATCTGAAGAATATTATGGAAACCTCTCATCTTAGCTCTAGGATCCAAAATAAATGCATATGAATATAACAATGGAATATTCTGCCAATACTTTAAAATTAGGTTTAAGTTTCATAGAGCAACAACAATTCTTAGCAATGAATTATGCTCAAAGTTTTGCAAATAGCCAGCAATATCAAGTATATGATGCAGCATCAATAGACTAGTTGGATAGTAAACACCAGATAAAGCAACAGCAGATTCATAAAATATTTCAAGGAATTTCAATACTTTTTCAGCAGCATACCAGTGGCTACCAGAAAGTAGTGGTTGACCTTTATGCAAACTATAGTGGGTAGCAATAAATACTGAAAAAGTGCTACGATATGGTACATGATGCTTCAGCATGAGGTAAGTAGAGTTCCACCTCGCATCCATGTCCAAACCAAACTTATGAGGATGTACCCCCTTGGCAATGCAGAAGTTCTTGTATGCAGCAACGCGTTGGTTAGAGGAATTTAAGAAAGATATAGTAGTTCTGAAAGCCTCAATGTAAGGCTTTAACCTCTTCAAACCAGATTTGATAATAAGGTTAATTATATGGCAAGCACAACGTTCATGGCAGAACCAGAGCCAAGCGGTTCAGGCTCGGAACCCAGATAATCAATCAACTTAGGTCTTAGGTTTGCCACAGCAGATGAGTTAGAAGAAATATTATCAAGAGTCACAGCAAAAATTTTATCATTCAAACCATACTCAGTAACAACAGACTCAATACGTTCAGCAATGTTGATACCAGAATGCATAACATCAATAAGCCTAAGCCCTATAACTCTCTTCTCTAATTCCCAATCAGCACAAACAAAGTGAGCAACCATACTAAGATAATCTTCCTTAGTATTACCGGACCATATATCAGATATAAGACAAACAGATGAAATAGAGGACTTCAAGCATTGAACAAGTTTAGCATGGTGCTTAGAGTAATATTTAACAAGATCTCTACTTGTACTTTGCCTAGAAACTTTGGTAAAACGGGATTATGAGCAAGCTAAATATACTCCTCAAAAGCAGGAAGTGTCACCAATACTAAGAGGTAAATTTAATCTAGCAATCAAGCGGCACAACTTAGTATGAGCAACTTCAGGGATATAATACCAATTACGAACAAAACCATCAGGATTGAACTGAAGCTGGGACTAGACTAGTTCAGCATGGTCGGCTTTAGCTTTGCACATCTTTTGGTGCCTAAGCAAGTggccagtaccagcagcagaaCGAGCACTAAGTTGGTGCTTGCAAAACTTACAGATAGCAAAAGATCTTACCTTCTTGTCGTTCACGCCCTCCTTGAAGAGTTTGTTGAAGTCGTTCTAGACCTTAGATCTGTTACGCTTCGTGCGAGCGCTTGTCCCCGTAGAGGAACTAGGCGCCGACATCAGCGTCGGGGTTCCAGGCCCCCCCCCACCCACCCACGCCACCGCCTTCCGGCTCCACATTGATCGAAGCAACACTATTACCGATCGGAGCAACACCCGCGCCACCGTCACCACCTTCCGCAGCCATCGGAAGTGCTGAATCGATGTCATCCATCACCCACAAGCCTCGTCTAGTCTTCTCTCAGCAGCTCCATTCCTCAACGGCGCGCTGCGCACCCGCCAGATGCATGAGGCATCGGCCAACGTCCTGCAAAATATGAAAACGTTAGATCTACACCCTATCTAATTCAACAGTGGTGCTGTAGGATCAAAAGCACtgactagaggggggtgaataggcggtttaaaactaaaatcaacaa
Coding sequences within it:
- the LOC112877156 gene encoding Krueppel-like factor 2, with protein sequence MGAAATTAPCGALLRRSCGPLLALLLCFQVLRTSQAFKLRGGYEEEKVPLTVIVPDPSPQLSGLSPAPLAAPPPVFGGGGGGDDMRPRLPTERWRRGRGEARRSAAHPPAAAASSHSHQAPAPATAPSASLPGPARGPAPGPEASAPAPDSAAGSGGSASIKSSPAVPVPRGVTDTATILPMPAPGEKRQEVGAATSVGAGLVPPLLLGLLIVMMASFGL